Proteins encoded in a region of the Candidatus Zixiibacteriota bacterium genome:
- a CDS encoding tetratricopeptide repeat protein translates to MADSRHISQALYLLMAVSLLFLAARFLGGALFENNWSFTHFWHLPLWYPILWLALSAGLLYLFIGRIESIGKLCTSSRQVVIAATILFVLLVIFRHDSFVLGGGNLKVAMLAQAEVFNPRWFEYGTSMLVSWLHTLLTLFEMPRTMPAVLSWTVVSFMSTLAALVACIQLSRALAPDSQRRGLLFTVMFFGPQGVVYFGFIGVEPVVPAICSWLALLVVRTNREGGVKNLALLWLIAAVGVFMYSWLVFLIPSALFVTVRRLGRQTKKLSLGTLIVGLVGYVIVLAFVYRQGVIDFEFSRFLLFPGGKSPFGNYGLFSLRHISDVVQLFFLAAPTVVVTKLLWMRRLSAVRNDANLVAFSLMALGGGTVLFVMDPFNSIVFDMPRMAAFLTPVALLAGLLLARVPTDSAAGRRLLGAMAALSLIVPLCYLPVMLEIDRVESHAVEQFDKQEVHYLHAGFAFRDAYFYRRHFDERKTIIRIPGFEHIVPDNLLQGYDSSAVSVDSSGGQRHRLGLDTTNLEKANQWDWLMPTKSEDFLNLRGAGDLITAGKPEVALRYLYAMKAKRPYWTDARARLINVLMRLGRYAQTRPELDSVLMLQPYRREHHQNNYIFWRDQRKYTEAFAAIDRAVELFPNDPEILTDLMLMHHQIGNKEEAAELASSLNATDSTLPYPYLVRAFQEDASENYSAAIRYYQRFVSLAPNDPDTERMRARMNELAEKLREGE, encoded by the coding sequence ATGGCTGACTCCAGACATATCTCCCAGGCGCTGTACCTGTTGATGGCGGTCTCCCTGCTCTTTCTGGCCGCCCGGTTCCTGGGCGGTGCCCTGTTTGAAAACAACTGGTCGTTCACCCACTTTTGGCACCTGCCGCTCTGGTATCCCATCCTATGGCTGGCCCTTTCGGCCGGACTTTTATACCTGTTCATCGGTCGCATCGAGTCTATCGGCAAACTCTGTACCTCGTCCAGGCAGGTTGTGATCGCGGCGACCATCTTGTTCGTTCTGTTGGTCATATTCCGGCATGATTCTTTTGTTCTCGGCGGCGGCAACCTGAAGGTTGCCATGCTGGCCCAAGCTGAAGTCTTCAACCCTCGGTGGTTTGAGTACGGTACATCGATGCTGGTATCGTGGCTGCACACGCTCCTCACTCTGTTTGAGATGCCGCGCACGATGCCGGCGGTGTTGAGTTGGACGGTTGTGAGTTTCATGTCTACCCTGGCCGCGTTGGTGGCATGTATCCAGCTCAGTCGTGCTCTCGCCCCCGACTCCCAGCGGCGGGGGCTGCTTTTCACTGTCATGTTCTTCGGACCGCAGGGTGTGGTCTACTTTGGGTTTATCGGAGTGGAACCGGTAGTACCGGCTATCTGTAGTTGGCTGGCGCTTTTGGTGGTGCGCACCAACCGCGAGGGAGGAGTCAAAAACCTGGCCCTGCTCTGGCTGATTGCCGCTGTTGGCGTCTTCATGTACAGTTGGTTGGTTTTCCTGATTCCTTCCGCCCTGTTTGTGACAGTACGCAGGCTTGGACGGCAGACCAAAAAACTGTCCCTGGGCACCCTTATCGTAGGCTTGGTCGGATACGTTATCGTGTTGGCCTTCGTCTACCGTCAAGGAGTAATCGACTTTGAGTTCTCACGGTTCTTACTGTTCCCGGGGGGCAAAAGTCCTTTCGGTAACTACGGCCTGTTCTCCCTGAGACACATCAGCGATGTCGTTCAACTGTTCTTTCTGGCAGCGCCGACTGTCGTGGTCACCAAACTTCTGTGGATGCGCAGACTGTCCGCTGTGCGAAACGATGCCAATCTTGTCGCCTTCAGCCTGATGGCCCTGGGTGGCGGAACGGTTCTATTTGTAATGGACCCATTCAACAGCATTGTCTTCGACATGCCGCGCATGGCTGCCTTTCTCACGCCCGTGGCCCTTTTGGCCGGACTGTTACTGGCCAGGGTGCCGACCGACTCAGCAGCGGGACGACGGCTCTTGGGAGCTATGGCGGCGCTGTCGCTGATCGTGCCGCTTTGCTATCTTCCGGTAATGTTGGAAATCGACCGGGTGGAATCGCATGCCGTTGAGCAGTTCGACAAACAAGAGGTTCACTATTTGCACGCCGGTTTCGCATTTAGAGATGCCTACTTCTATCGACGCCACTTTGATGAACGCAAGACGATCATTCGTATCCCGGGATTCGAACATATCGTTCCGGATAACTTGCTACAGGGTTATGATTCATCGGCTGTTTCCGTCGACAGCTCAGGCGGCCAACGCCACAGACTCGGGCTGGACACAACCAATCTCGAAAAGGCCAATCAGTGGGATTGGCTGATGCCGACCAAGTCCGAAGATTTTCTTAACCTGCGAGGCGCCGGCGACCTGATCACGGCCGGCAAGCCGGAGGTGGCGCTTAGGTATCTTTACGCCATGAAAGCCAAACGGCCCTATTGGACCGATGCCCGAGCCAGACTGATCAATGTACTGATGCGACTGGGCCGTTATGCCCAGACCCGGCCGGAACTCGACAGCGTGTTGATGCTCCAACCATACCGGCGTGAGCACCATCAGAACAATTACATTTTCTGGCGCGATCAACGAAAGTACACCGAGGCTTTTGCAGCTATCGACCGTGCCGTCGAGCTATTTCCGAATGACCCGGAGATACTCACCGACCTGATGCTGATGCATCATCAGATCGGCAACAAAGAGGAGGCTGCCGAGTTAGCATCGTCGTTGAACGCCACCGATTCGACGCTGCCATATCCTTACCTGGTCCGGGCATTTCAGGAAGATGCGAGCGAGAACTACAGCGCTGCAATCCGTTACTATCAGAGATTCGTCTCTTTAGCGCCTAATGATCCGGACACCGAACGCATGCGCGCGCGCATGAACGAGTTGGCCGAGAAGCTGCGGGAGGGGGAGTAG
- a CDS encoding DUF3696 domain-containing protein: protein MIRDLKIGNFKCWSDTGTIRMSPITLFFGTNSSGKSSIGQFLMMLRQTVDSPDRKAVFYTGGKNSAVQLGSYQDMVYQRDSGASISFDYTWDLASSLKIKDPISLKSFTGTQLEFAAVAGMKDEGQKTLILNQLKYILKDDEETALSIQMALRQTTRIEYEVDAENYTLVRNQGRAWYPKSPVRFYGFPDEVVAYYQNAAFVQELNLVHENLFRSLCYLGPLRTKAERLYSWTGTEPEQVGYSGENTVAAMLAAKNRKISFGYKQTAKPFQQLIAEELTKMGLIERFQVNAISKQRQEYEVKVCTKGSEDWVDLPDVGFGVSQVLPVLVQCFYAPRNSIIIMEQPEIHLHPSAQAALADVMIDVMNSREDGSDRNIQLIVETHSEHFLRRLQRRIAEGTISTNKVSAYFSDVSKMPARLDTLQIDMFGNIMNWPENFFGDDMGDITAQAKAAMEKRIDQTSDHADTPNG, encoded by the coding sequence ATGATACGTGACCTCAAAATCGGAAACTTCAAGTGCTGGAGTGATACGGGGACCATCAGAATGTCGCCGATAACATTATTTTTCGGGACGAATAGTTCCGGGAAGTCAAGTATTGGCCAATTCCTAATGATGCTCCGCCAAACAGTGGACTCTCCTGATAGAAAGGCCGTTTTCTATACCGGTGGTAAGAACTCGGCTGTGCAGTTAGGTTCCTACCAAGACATGGTCTACCAGCGTGATTCAGGTGCAAGCATCAGTTTCGATTATACGTGGGACTTGGCAAGCTCTTTGAAAATCAAGGACCCCATTTCACTTAAGTCCTTCACTGGGACACAATTGGAGTTTGCAGCCGTTGCTGGCATGAAAGATGAAGGTCAGAAAACTCTAATCCTAAACCAATTGAAATATATCCTCAAGGATGACGAAGAAACGGCCCTTAGCATTCAAATGGCTCTTCGGCAGACAACCAGAATAGAATACGAAGTTGACGCAGAAAACTACACGCTTGTGCGTAACCAAGGTCGAGCATGGTATCCCAAATCGCCGGTACGATTTTATGGGTTTCCTGACGAAGTAGTCGCCTATTATCAAAATGCAGCATTTGTGCAAGAATTGAATCTCGTGCATGAAAACCTCTTTCGTTCATTGTGTTATCTCGGTCCGTTGCGGACTAAGGCGGAACGGCTCTATTCATGGACAGGAACCGAGCCAGAACAAGTAGGCTACTCTGGCGAAAATACAGTAGCTGCGATGCTTGCAGCTAAGAACCGCAAGATCAGTTTTGGATATAAACAAACAGCCAAACCTTTTCAACAGCTCATTGCAGAAGAACTGACAAAAATGGGGCTGATAGAGAGATTTCAGGTTAACGCCATTTCTAAGCAGCGTCAAGAATATGAAGTTAAGGTCTGCACAAAAGGCTCGGAAGATTGGGTTGATTTGCCAGATGTGGGGTTTGGGGTTTCACAAGTACTTCCCGTGCTGGTGCAGTGTTTCTATGCACCTCGGAACTCAATCATTATTATGGAACAACCGGAAATCCACCTACATCCATCAGCCCAGGCTGCTCTGGCCGATGTCATGATTGACGTAATGAATTCACGAGAAGATGGTTCTGATCGGAACATCCAACTCATTGTCGAAACGCATTCGGAGCACTTCTTGAGACGGTTGCAACGACGGATAGCTGAGGGGACCATTTCAACCAACAAAGTTTCAGCGTATTTTTCAGATGTATCGAAGATGCCGGCACGATTGGACACTCTTCAGATAGATATGTTCGGTAATATCATGAATTGGCCGGAGAACTTCTTTGGCGATGACATGGGAGACATAACAGCGCAGGCCAAAGCCGCGATGGAAAAGAGAATTGATCAAACCTCCGATCATGCAGATACTCCGAATGGTTAG